A region of Plectropomus leopardus isolate mb chromosome 16, YSFRI_Pleo_2.0, whole genome shotgun sequence DNA encodes the following proteins:
- the kif25 gene encoding kinesin-like protein KIF25 gives MPLFINRDQIFAHQVHLLEHKLRSKEERILELETENAILHLRLAECLGKIRRDNEEETKALDHEHHRSAQKITRSALAKLLSEVQAVKQDLSELFAAYLSFSTELEQQSKQLLEKLAQASCSLNCHHGDKVQNLEGSVAALERSLEEEREKCKAERQRRKELHNALVELRGNIRVHCRVRPVLPFDHVQSSTSGSRPASPEEVVSIISDDAVMVNCIKTGMPVQNKMFEFERVHGPEDSQDAVFDEVKPLLTSLLDGYNVCIMAYGQTGSGKTYTMMGSQQLEEQSTTQQETQQGVIPKAAAELFRLISEKPAESHTVEVSVMEVYNNEVLDLLARDGNTANQRRDVITTSSGSSEVISLTHKPVSNASEVMQIISSVLKLRAHCPTLIHTDSSRSHLIVTLTISSKSPNALALARRLQSAKKNMQRSTQKEWWSPRCRRANPAARQSSDDHLFASTASSPCRSPSHSPCPSPRPSISQAPLRTKLQLVDLAGSECAGMSGVSGAALWEMSCINRSLSALSDVLGALAEQRPHVPYRNSKLTHLLQDAIGGDAKLLVMLCVSPTQHFITESLQSLGFGMRARQVQKELPRRKNNTLKVK, from the exons TGTCTTGGGAAAATCCGTCGGGACAATGAAGAGGAAACGAAGGCCCTGGATCATGAGCACCACAGGAGTGCACAGAAGATAACACGGTCCGCCCTCGCCAAACTGCTCTCTGAGGTCCAG GCTGTAAAGCAGGATTTGAGTGAACTTTTTGCAGCGTATTTAAGTTTTTCCACTGAGCTCGAGCAGCAGAGCAagcagctgctggaaaaactAGCACAAGCCAGCTGTTCTCTAAATTGTCACCATGGAGACAAAGTTCAAA ACTTGGAAGGAAGTGTTGCAGCTCTGGAGCGCtctctggaggaggagagggagaagtgcaaggcagagaggcagaggaggaaagaaCTCCATAATGCACTTGTG GAATTAAGAGGCAACATCAGGGTTCACTGCAGGGTGCGACCAGTTCTACCTTTTGACCACGTCCAGTCCTCCACCTCTGGATCAAG ACCAGCATCGCCAGAAGAAGTGGTCTCCATCATAAGTGAT GATGCTGTGATGGTGAATTGCATAAAAACAGGGATGCCAGTGCAAAACAAGATGTTTGAATTTGAGAG AGTGCATGGACCAGAGGATTCACAGGATGCAGTGTTCGATGAAGTCAAGCCGCTCCTCACATCTCTGCTGGACGG CTATAACGTGTGTATCATGGCGTACGGGCAGACAGGCAGCGGAAAGACTTACACCATGATGGGATCccagcagctggaggagcagTCAACAACGCAGCAGGAGACACAGCAGGGTGTCATCCCCAAGGCTGCAGCTGAGCTATTTCG ACTGATCTCTGAGAAGCCTGCAGAGAGCCACACAGTCGAGGTCTCAGTGATGGAGGTCTACAACAACGAGGTGCTTGACCTTCTGGCCCGAGATGGCAACACCGCCAACCAGCGCCGGGATGTCATCACCACCTCCTCTGGTTCCAGCGAGGTCATCTCCCTCACACACAA GCCCGTCAGTAACGCCTCTGAGGTGATGCAGATCATCAGCAGCGTTTTAAAGCTCAGAGCTCACTGTCCCACCCTCATCCACACTGACTCCTCACGCTCTCACCTCATTGTCACCCTCACCATTTCCTCCAAGAGCCCCAATGCACTGGCTCTGG CCCGCAGGCTACAGAGTGCCAAGAAGAACATGCAGCGCTCCACCCAGAAGGAGTGGTGGAGTCCACGCTGTCGTCGTGCCAACCCTGCCGCCCGCCAATCATCCGACGATCATCTCTTTGCAAGCACAGCCTCCTCTCCCTGCCGCTCCCCCTCCCATTCTCCGTGTCCATCCCCGAGGCCGAGCATCTCACAGGCTCCACTCAGGACCAAGCTGCAGCTGGTGGACCTGGCAGGGAGCGAGTGTGCTG gTATGTCTGGAGTTTCGGGTGCAGCTTTGTGGGAGATGTCCTGTATAAACCGCAGTCTCTCCGCTCTGTCTGATGTCCTGGGTGCTCTGGCTGAGCAGAGACCACACGTCCCGTACAGGAACAGTAAACTCACTCATCTGCTACAGGATGCCATAG GTGGCGATGCCAAGCTGCTGGTGATGCTGTGCGTCTCTCCTACGCAGCACTTCATTACTGAGTCTCTGCAGTCTCTGGGCTTTGGCATGCGGGCGCGTCAGGTCCAGAAGGAGCTACCGCGAAGAAAGAATAACACCCTTAAAGTTAAGTGa